A region of the Drosophila subobscura isolate 14011-0131.10 chromosome J, UCBerk_Dsub_1.0, whole genome shotgun sequence genome:
TTGGATATATCTCTGAGCCATGATCAGCTCCCATCTGCTCGAGTGCAGCTACTTTAACTTATCTGAAATCGGACTGGAACAAGCTGCAGCTTGTACTAGATCCAAGGAAATCTCGCCGCTACCGTTTGCCAAGGGgacggacacacacaacagaaaagAGATCCGCTGCTGGATAAGACGAGCTAATCAAACCTTTAAACGGTACTTGATGGCCGGGCCACAACAAATTGCAGCGGCACCAAGGTGAGGGCAGGCACATCACATATTGGGACTGGCGCCAAGCGACTGTCGCCTCTGTGCCACTTGAATATTATgggtcgcagcagcagcagtcacgtCACTTGTTGCCACTTGTGCTcctggtggcggtggcggcaaaAACTCACAGGCGAGTCATAAAATCATCACACTTTGTCCCAgggatgctgatgctgctcggGAACAATgccagtcgtcgtcgtcgtcttcacAGTGATGTCATTTTATGGCCTCTGACGGTGCGACGACCGCCGACTGTTAGTGTCTGTGGCGATTTTTTTTCCTTAAATTATTGTTATGATTATtgtctgtttttgtgggtCTGCACtacaatttgtttggcattgtTCCTTACACACGAGATCCAGTTCAAGGGAGACCGATTCCGACATGAAAAAACCGCAAGAGGACATCACTTGGGGAAAACGAAACCCCTAAGAACAATGCCATATAAAACATATcgaataaaaatgtcaaataaCATTCGAGCAGCCAGATTTAATGCGGGTCAGCAGGATAAGAGAGGGAGGAAGGACCAACCCATATCGCATTTCCCATTACGATGGCAAGTCATTAGTCAGCCAAGTCTGGACATGCAATTTCCGGTAATTTGACTAGCTTTGCATAAACTCTTTGCAATATTTCCGGATTGCTTATCCAAATGGTATGCCTAAGTGCACTCGTCGACCCTTGTGTGACTCAGGCAATTAGCGGATGTCCAGGAGCCAAGACCCCGTCCAGACGGATTTGTGTCATTAGCTCGCGCGGACTCATCTTCATTGCATTCCGatgttcattttcattcattggTTGAGTTGGAAAAACCCGGGGAAATTTGAACAACGTTCACTAATTGCTGCCGTTTGGCTTCCTTCctttccatttgtttgttatcGCAGGGAACGCGCTTAGGCAAACGAATCAGATAAACAGCAAGCAGCGAGCGGCTTTACATTTTGCACATGAATCAGACATTTAgatttattgttgctgtttttttcgTGGTTTACAATGtaacagacatatgtatgtgtgtgagtgtgtgtgtgtgtgttggataTCATTTAATTCCATCGTAAAGTTCTTCAACCAAAATCGAATTATTATTTCTAATATTTGTAATTCAGCATTCGATTGGTATTTTGGTTGTGTGTACACTTCGttattagtttttattatAGTTTTATCACAGCTAtaagtttatatttatttgttttttctaaataattgtgtgtgtttccttgcCGCATGTTTccttgccacaaaacaaaacaaatttacacCGCGAGAAATACTTAAAAAGGAATAACATAAAATGTGAATAAAGCACAGGGGTGGGGTGGGTTGGGCTGGGGGTAGGAATATGTGCAAGAGAATTCAGCAAGATTGTCGCACGGCAGTCCCTGATATGACACCCAACTTACGACAGCTCGAAGCCCGTGTTGCTGCTCACGGCATAGCGCAGTTTGTCCCGCAGCGtagactttttctgatagttCGGCAGCTTCAGCAGATTGAAGCAGGTCGAGGAGGTGGGCAGACGGTTGAGTGGATCCTTTTTGCGTATGGTAAAGAAGCCGCGTATCACGCTACCTATGGTGTCGCCAGTGTCCTCGTCGTCGCCCACCTCCACACAGCGTATGGAGAAGGGCGGCTCCAGGTGGGCAAAGCCCAGCAGCGGAGGCTTCGAGCAGCTGGTAACAAACTGTCGAGtagaaaatgcattaaatagATAGCCTTAGACACTGTCTCCTTCCAGGTACTCACCTTCAGGAACAGCTTGCGCTCGTCCTCTGTGAAATCCTTGCCCAGAATATCCCAGAGCCAGCCAACCACGCGATGAGAATCATGAAATCCGCCATAATACTGCGTATGCTTGCGCAAGTCCCTCAAATCCAATGGCGCCGTGTCGCCCGAGATGAGACGCTGCAGTTCGGGGGGCGAGAAGAGCGACAGCCACTCGGGGTTGACAATGCTGCGAAAGCCTCGATTGAAGGCCTGCGTCTGCTCGCGAATCTGTGTGTTCATGTGGAAGTAGGCCATGTAGTGGATGTAGACCAGCTTGTTGTGATCGTTGACCACACGCCCCTTGCCGCCGGGATGCAGCTCGTGGGTGACAATCTTGCCCATTACATCCTGGTCCACGGAGAAGGTTAGATTCAGTTCGGCCACGTCCTGCTTGTAGTGCTTGATGAAGGTGAGACTGCGATAGAGTTCAGCGTCCAGCGAGGGCAGCTCATCCATGCAGGAGTAGAGGGCCTGCTGTGTCTGCCCCAGCAGCTGGGAGAGGAAGAACGAGGCGAAGGGCACATCCACCACGATGCCCTCGTAGACGGCCTTGCCCAGCATGCGGCCCACAAACTCAAAGAGCAGCAGGTGATTGTCCTGCACGTAGGAGATCGGCGATGGATAGAGTCGTTGATCCGAGGTGGTTTTGAACAGATTCAGCGACGGATCGAACACCTTCTTGATTGTCTCCTCCAGGAACTCCTTGAACACACCGTCCTGATCGATGCCCGCCTCGTGTAGTCCCTGCTGATTTATGAAACGCACCCGAATGACGCCCTTCAGGGCATGCGTGGGCTGTGCGGCCAGCTGCCGGTAGCCATCCTCCACAATACGCTCCCGATGGATGACAATCAGTGCTGAGCGGGGCGAGGCACACGCGCTCTCCGTCAGCCCCATGACAGCCTTTTCGTTTTGCACGAACTTGCGGAAAAGCTTGACGCGATCATCGTGTGGAATTATGTGCGGcatcttggccagcagcagcatggcattCCGCTTGGCCTTCTCCAAATCGTTGATGAACGTGGAAGGCTTCACTTCCGGTATGAGCCAATGATTTGTTGGCGTAAACGGGCGCCGGCAGTCGCGACGATACAAACAGAGCAGAAGAGTGTGCAGCGAGAGAAAGACGGGATTCTGAACAATGTTCTTGGCGCCTGCAAAAGGATAATGCACAGCGGATAAGTGGCTGCTAAATGTTGATCAACCAAAGTGCCAACTCACCCAAAATGTTATCGTTGATCAGCTTGTACAGCATATTGTTTAGAAAATAGGTCAGCATGACATAATCGTTTAGCCGAAAGGGATTCTGCTCCGTGTACATTTCATACTCGTCGAGAATTCTacacagaaatggaaaaacatttaGGACATGCCTGAGGAATCACTGGATGGATCTACTCACGTAACGTAGTGCGTCATGCAGTCGCAGAATAACATCAACATGGCTGTCTGTGGCTTCTGGAGGCTGGTCTCGCTCTTCAGCAGATCCAGATACTCCTTCATGCCGCAGTTGGGGCCCAGCGaggtcagcagcagccaaatgtCGTACAGCACATTGTCGTTGTAGCAGATTCCCGTCAGAATGTCCAGCTTCATTTGGGAGAGCGTGCTGAGGGCCGCGTAGTACATGCCGCAAATGCGCGACACGTGCACCACATCGGCATTGTCCAGCTTGCGCCACGGCTGTTTGGCCTGTTTgctctgcttgctggctgTGTTGCCGCCAATGAGCGTCACACCGCAATTGGAGCTGCGCTCGAGGGCGCGTCGCAGCAGATTCGATGTGGAAGGCTGCTGGGGAGACTGGAACTCGATGCGCTCGTAGTTAACATTGATTTCCTTCAGGATATCCCCCAGGAGCACCTTGATGCAGCGGCTATCCCACAGCATGTGAAATTGTTTCTTGATCAACGCCACATTCTGATTCTGGGCGGGCTCTGTGCCGGGTGTGTGCCAGCCAAGCAGCTCGTGCCATTGCGTAAACACTCCTTTGGTGGTCACCGTGTTGGGTATCAGTTCCAGCAGCGTTGTGGTGGTTTCCTATGCAACAAATAGAATTTAAATTGCGAAggaaaatttatgtttttcgaCTTACAATCAGCAATGGATAGGCCAGCACTTTGGCCTCCGCGTGGCCATCAATGTTGAACAAGTTGACAATGTTTCCCAGGAATGCCAGCGACTTGGTTCCCGGCATGCTAGCACCGAACTCCTCGAACCATTGGAAGTCCTCGGAGATGCTCAATGCCTTCTTCAGCAGACCCATGGACGAGAACTGCTCTATGCACTGGGGCACGCTCTGGTTCAAGTGATAGATGAGAGCCGGCACAGAGAGAATCTCCGATAGAAACTGGCTCAACAGGTTGCGACTGTAGTCGCCGTCGATCAGCGGGCGCAGACAGAGCGTGATAATGGCCACGAGGGTGACGGTTTTCACGGACAATTCCTCGCGTGCCGTGccccgcagcagcaccatctaAAGGATGGACATTTTAAGCACTTTATAAGCGGATAAACTGAGAGGACTACTCACGCGCATGGTCCTGTAGAAACCGTGTTGCACCAGGTGCCCCTGAATGTTGCAGCAGACCTTCTGCATGGCTGGCTGGAGGCCTCCAAATGTGGCATTCCGCAGTATGGCCCAGGATTTGGGGGCAGTAAACACAATCAGAGTGTGGAGGAAGAGGGCAAGCGACAGGCTGTCGGCATGATTCTCAGGCTTCAgttctggcagcagcagcaggcagttgGTTAGCAATAGCTTGATGTGCGCGATCCAGGGTAGACTGCGCTCCTTGTGCAGGCAGAGGGCCGCGTAGGAGAGCCTTGGATTCTCCGCCTCCATGGCCTTGTTGACGTAGCGGCAGATGATCTCCAGACGCTCGCGCGCCTTCATATCCTTCTTGTCCAATTTGATTTGCGTGAGATAGCGACGGAGCACAGGATACACATTAACGGCAGTCAGCTCCAGTTCCGTATCCTTCTCATCCTGTCCCGGCACAAATACCGCATCAAAATCGTTGCTACAAAGAAGGTGGAGGGAGTATCTGTAGTAGTTGGTGCCAATGGATGGGATGAGGGCTTACATGATACGCTTCTGATATTTCCGGCGCGACGCATATCCTTTGAGGGTAGACTGAAGCAGGATGGCGGCCGACTCACGGCGCTTCTCCAGCGCCCGCTCCTCCCTGGCCGCCTTCGTCTGCTCCAGGAAGCTCGTCTTCTGCGATTCCGTTTGGGCAAACATTCTTTTCGCTGACTGTCGGTTGGCTGCCAATATGTTGTCGtagtgtttgtgtgcgtttcgCTGGGATTCTCGCGTAACTAGTGGTTTATTGCGGTAAATAGAACTTGCATGTACTGCTGTGTGTGCCAAAGCTGTTGCTCATATCGTTTTGGTGCCCTGTTCATGATAATTTGTAATGCAGCCACAATTTTCCaataacaattttcattttccttctGCACCAGTGTGACCCTCAGCCGTATATACCGATAAATTTAAGAATATACCATAATATACACCGATACTTTAATAGTTATcgaacttaacccacttaTCCACCTTCTATTTAAACAGGCGAACAACTTGAGAGGTAAACCGCAGATCCACTTGAAGTGGGCTTAATATCCAGTCAAATACCAACTGTCCAAAATTGGGTCAAACGTTTTTACACACCATGTAGTTGATGTGTTAGAAACATGTAGTAACATCCTCACTTACAAATTTTACCGTTGGCAACATAATTTGAATGGGCCAGCAACATTTGAAACGGAATAAGCAATATTTAGTACCCTTGGAAGGATGGATATCCTCAATACCTCAATAGGAGTAACTTTGAAACTCTCTAACTCgaatcaatgcaaaaaaacaaatcaatctGTTCTGGTGAGCCATCGTAACGAAATTATGCAGAAAatagatacagatatatggtacatatatacatatagaaaatatatgaaaactTTAAGAGCAGCTGGTAAAATGGAATTgttatattatattttggaAATAGGGTACACACGTGCCCATTCTTTACTATATTAtcggttggccagcaacaaattgtcaaatgacGTAACATTCCACTGCCCACGTAacttttaatgccatttttgttgcttgacctttttagttttaaccttattttgaaatcaatccaataaaaataagtcaTAAATGtcagccaatcttgtggagaattgaatgaAGACTCCagtaaaattacagttttaaagctgagagttttccctagctggtaatattaaacagaagatcaaaatcgaggaaaatgatttaagactttcggtatatttacagtatatttaaaaaatgattgtttttatttcggtatatttccgagggtctctCGGTATGCTTTATTGataactccgcggtcacactggttgCGCGTTCGggaataaataattaattaattttgctgAAAAATATGGAATAAACGGCAAGAATGTTCATATAATCACATGCAAGTGTGTGCAGTTCTCTATCGCGGCTCGGAAAAGAAAACACGTTGCGTGGAGGCGCAGCAAATGTGTGGCTAAAAAAGGCGATGTGTAGTTATGAtttagcaaaaacaacaagaaaagcaGCCAGAAAGCGctaataaaaaatacacacatacatatagcGAAGgtgaaaattataaattaataaatgtgcGCTCTGATAGCATATCAAATTAGCGAAATATGCTTAAATTTCGTGTTTCGAAGCAATCAAAACTGTGAATtgcaacagaaaataatttcaaGGTTTGCAGCAGGCGAATAGAAAGCAAAAAGGTAATTGAAAAATAGAACGATTTTGGCACAAGCGCAGTTGTATAGTGTAGCTAgctatatatttttgttgtctggccgacgacgacaacgaccaTGGTTAGGTGGGTGGGGCGTGATTTTGGGGGCTAATATATATGTTGTGCATGTgcttgtgtgtgagtgtgtgtgtgggtctgtggtgaaaacaacaaaccgcctgctcctcccttccctctccctcgcGCCACGAGCAAAAGACGGAACGGAAAGTGAgtgtaaatgaaaacaattgtgtgcaaagccagcagcagcgacagcatcgGACTGCGAGAAGAGAGTAGGAGAGCGAATTCCTCCCCTGCCTGCCGCCCTGTAacgttttctctctctcatgtAATTTGCCGCAATTTTTGCCTCTGCATTGCAATGCTTCATGCATTCTCAGTGTgtcacactcactcacacacacacactcgcatgcAAGGTCTCCCCCGTTTTTCTGACAGTAGCATCGTTCCTTTGGCTGTCAGAAAAAAGGCGCGCTTCGTTCCGTTCCCGTGCCCGTGGCCGTTCCCTTTCCCGTTTCGCTCTCTCCTTGATTTTCGCAAGCTCCACCATTTTCTAAAACGCCACACACTGCTGACGCCAGCGCCAATCATTCGCCATCATCTCGTCACTCTGCCTGCCGGTCATCCTCCTCAGTGCTCCCCAGAGTGCCTGCTGTCTGTTGCTTGTCGTTGCAGCATTTTTCAGTTCAGTTCTCATCTTCGTTTATTtaatacaaacaaaactgttTTCCGTGGCGTCTAGTTCCCTCTGTATTGTGTATTTGCTCAACTACAGATAATCAAATTTATATTgtgcatgcaaaaaaaatacgtAAAACATGCAAAACGGGTGCGATCGCGGCTGAACGGGCACAAAATTCGACAGACAACGACGCCGCATTGTGAGTTTGGTCTCAAATTCCCCCCGTGAAAGTCTGGAAGGATCAGAGCGTTcattgtgtgtggagtgtgtgtgttttccgaTCGTCTATTGAACTTTGGGAATATTGCAGTTATATTCAAAGCCGGTTAGGATCTAACATAACCTCAAAGATTGGACCAGATCAGCCATGCATATTTACCGTTAGTTTGCAGCGCGAGATAATGgttccatctccctctctcccccaTATTAAATGTAATGGTGCATTGGCTTGGcaacaattaaacaacaagaaatgtgaaatttcgtccaaaaagttaaatataaaaaagtaAACATCAGTAAATTCCCCAGCTCCGCGTTTAATACAGTAATTGGGCCCCGTTATGTTTTAATGTCTGCTTACAGCACACAcgaacgaacacacacaccacacgcacCCATACTAAAACAACTCTGCATTGCTAAGAGCATGGTTGGGAGAGGAGTGGTGCGGGGGGTTGCGTTGCCTCGGCTTTAAATTATAACAGTAGatagcaaaagcagaaaagaaaaaaaaatcgaagaaagtcgcaaaagcaaaggcaacagaaacaagatTCGAAATGAGCACACAAAAgcaatggaaattaaatgaaaagtgcGAGCTACCGCGACTGCCCCTGTCACTCTCCTTTTGGTCCCTTTGGCATATAGAAACCGAATTCTAATGATTTCCCATCTaaactgtttgccattttattgatttaccATCGAATCGAATGCGAAAAGCAAGTCGCGGAAGGTGTTATGTATTTGCttgctgtttatttgctgCCCTGATAAGCCCCGATCGACGGACTGGGACGGAACCCATGGCAAATGCtaatttcccttttgccaATTACAGATAGATTATTATTGTAGCCAgtactgccgctgctcgggctgtgtgctgcgtgctcttgttgttgctgtcgcttggcttgtaaatttataaaattagcGAAAGAATTGATTTGATTAACTTTTGAGAGGTGTTTGCGTCTGTGGCttgggtttattttattatcggccacaacaacggcaacaggTGACAAATTCTTGGGAAAATAAACTTGAAATTGATTGATCATGTGCTTGAGGGATCGGATCGAATGGGATCAGTAGGGGTACTCTACACTAACTGGTATATCACTCACTaacgaaaacaaacatttattttgcaggAACGCTACCAAATAATCCAACAAAGAAGACGCCACAGTTGCAGTACCACAAATATAAACCACACTTAACATATTCCCAAAAACGGAACAAACTACAAACCGAAACAACAACGAGATGAAGTACTCAACTGGCACAACAGACATCGGGATGTCCTGCGGCATCGACAGCAACTCAAACTCCAACAATGCATTGAATGACATGCAGCCCACAacctccacacccacacaggcaCACTCCCACAAGGAGGCCATATCTACGACAACGCCCGCGAAAACAGGCGCTGCACAGACCACCCATACCAATACAAATACCAATACCATTgccaacagcaactgcaattccaatcccaatccccatCAGCCGGCGAACGCGCTGTTCTGCGAGCAGGTGACCACAGTGACAAATCTCTTTGAGAAGTGGAACGACTGCGAGCGAACCGTCGTGATGTACGCACTGCTGAAGCGTCTGCGCTATCCGAGCCTAAAGTTTCTTCAGTATTCGATCGACAACAATTTGACACAGAATCTGGGCACTTCGCAGACAAATCTGAGCAGCGTGGTCATCGACATCAATGCCAACAATCCGGTCTACTTGCAGAACCTGCTGAATGCATACAAAACATTTCAGCCGTGCGATGTGCTGGATGGCAtgtcctcttcctcctccgacAAGGACTCGATGCCGTGCTATGGCAGCGACTTTCAGATCACCACCTCCTCGCAGTGTGATGAGAGGAAGCTGTATGCCCGCAAGGAGGATATACTCCACGAGGTGCTGAacatgctgccgctgctgaagCCGGGCAACGATGAGGCCAAACTCATCTACATGACCCTGATTCCGGCCGCTGTCAAGGACACCATGCAGCAGATTGTGCCCACGGAGCTGGTGCAGCAGATCTTCTCCTACTTACTCATTCATCCGGCCATAAGCAGCGAGGATCGACGATCGCTTAACATCTGGCTGCGACACCTCGAGGACCACATTCAGGCAGCCGCCGCTGGTCTCACGAATCGTAGCTACTTCCTGCAGCCATCGCCACAGCTGGTGGCGGGCACCAGCTCCACGGGCAGCTCATCGGCAGCTAGTTCCTCGGCCGCTTCCTGCTCGTCGGTGGCCTCTTCGTCGCTGAGCAACCTGGGGAGCAGCTtgtgcaccaccagcaccactaGCAGCTCGCGATCGTCGCGCAGCAATGACTGGCAAACGATTGCCCCgcccagcaagcagcaacagcagcagcagcacaagctcACTGGCGGCGATTGGCGTGGCAGCGGGGGCTCCAGCGGATCGATCAATCCACTCTGTGATAATTTAAATGGTATTACCCTGAACGAATTAGCTTCTAGTCAGAATAGCTTAGGCCTGTCGCTGGACAACAGCTCCTTGCTGGTGAACAGCGTCGTGGCGGGAGCTGCAGCGGGCTCAATGCTTGGCATCGGTGGCACCGACGACCATGACACGTCCTTCAGCAAGAATGGCACGGAAATCCTCGACTTTGAGCCCCCCACTCTGGCAGATGTTGGTGAGGCCAGCGGCATAAGCAATCTCTGTCCACAGGTGAGTGAAATGGAGCCTATCAATAGAGTCTTCCcagaaatatattaaattatcTCTTACAGCCTTCCTCACATCATctcca
Encoded here:
- the LOC117895236 gene encoding ubiquitin-protein ligase E3B, with the protein product MFAQTESQKTSFLEQTKAAREERALEKRRESAAILLQSTLKGYASRRKYQKRIINDFDAVFVPGQDEKDTELELTAVNVYPVLRRYLTQIKLDKKDMKARERLEIICRYVNKAMEAENPRLSYAALCLHKERSLPWIAHIKLLLTNCLLLLPELKPENHADSLSLALFLHTLIVFTAPKSWAILRNATFGGLQPAMQKVCCNIQGHLVQHGFYRTMRMVLLRGTAREELSVKTVTLVAIITLCLRPLIDGDYSRNLLSQFLSEILSVPALIYHLNQSVPQCIEQFSSMGLLKKALSISEDFQWFEEFGASMPGTKSLAFLGNIVNLFNIDGHAEAKVLAYPLLIETTTTLLELIPNTVTTKGVFTQWHELLGWHTPGTEPAQNQNVALIKKQFHMLWDSRCIKVLLGDILKEINVNYERIEFQSPQQPSTSNLLRRALERSSNCGVTLIGGNTASKQSKQAKQPWRKLDNADVVHVSRICGMYYAALSTLSQMKLDILTGICYNDNVLYDIWLLLTSLGPNCGMKEYLDLLKSETSLQKPQTAMLMLFCDCMTHYVTILDEYEMYTEQNPFRLNDYVMLTYFLNNMLYKLINDNILGAKNIVQNPVFLSLHTLLLCLYRRDCRRPFTPTNHWLIPEVKPSTFINDLEKAKRNAMLLLAKMPHIIPHDDRVKLFRKFVQNEKAVMGLTESACASPRSALIVIHRERIVEDGYRQLAAQPTHALKGVIRVRFINQQGLHEAGIDQDGVFKEFLEETIKKVFDPSLNLFKTTSDQRLYPSPISYVQDNHLLLFEFVGRMLGKAVYEGIVVDVPFASFFLSQLLGQTQQALYSCMDELPSLDAELYRSLTFIKHYKQDVAELNLTFSVDQDVMGKIVTHELHPGGKGRVVNDHNKLVYIHYMAYFHMNTQIREQTQAFNRGFRSIVNPEWLSLFSPPELQRLISGDTAPLDLRDLRKHTQYYGGFHDSHRVVGWLWDILGKDFTEDERKLFLKFVTSCSKPPLLGFAHLEPPFSIRCVEVGDDEDTGDTIGSVIRGFFTIRKKDPLNRLPTSSTCFNLLKLPNYQKKSTLRDKLRYAVSSNTGFELS